CGATCGCGGCCGGCCTTGACTCGGCGATCGCCCACTCGTCGAAACTCTTGCCGATGAACCAGATTGATGACCGGCAGCGTGAAGTCGCCCTCGACATGGTGTGGGATCGTCGCCGTGACGACTATGATCCACTAGCTACCTTTATGGAATTGTTTGCCGGAGTCGATGCGAAAGGGGCAGCCGATGCACGGGCGGAAAAACTCGCCGCCATGCCGCTGGCCGATCGTCTCGCGCAGCGGATTATCGATGGGGAAAAACACGGACTGATCGAAGACCTCGATCTTGCCCGCCAAGAAAAAGACCCGTTGGCCATCATCAATCAAGACCTCCTGCGCGGCATGCAAGAAGTCGGGGAACTCTTCGGCTCCGGGAAAATGCAGCTGCCCTTTGTGCTGCAGTCCGCTGAAACCATGAAACTTGCAGTCAGTCACCTAGAACAGTTCATGGCGGCAGAATCTTCCGGCAGCAACAAAGGCACCGTGGTGCTGGCCACCGTCAAAGGTGACGTCCACGATATTGGGAAAAACCTTGTCGACATTATCCTGTCGAATAACGGCTACGATGTCGTCAATCTGGGAATTAAACAACCCATTGCCACGATTTTATCCGCCGCCGAAGAGCACGCCGCCGATGCGGTAGGCATGTCTGGTCTGCTGGTGAAATCCACCGTGGTGATGAAAGAAAACCTGCAAGCCATCAACGAGGCAGGGCGATTCGATATTCCAGTGATTCTCGGTGGGGCGGCGCTGACCCGCGGCTATGTGGAAGATGATCTCACCAAGGTCTATGAAGGTGACGTCCACTATGCCAAAGACGCCTTTGAGACCCTTCGCCTCGTCGACGAGATTATGGCGGAAAAACGCGGGCACACCACCGATCAGGACAACCCTGAACTCGTCGCTCAAGCGCAGCAGCGGGCTGCCGACCGGGCTGCCCGAGCGGCGCGCCGGGAACGGGCAAAACAAATTGCGGCGAAACGGAAAGCGGAAGCCGCCCCAGTGGAAGTCCCGGAACGTTCCGCGGTGGCGGCTACGATCCCGCGTGCAACACCACCATTCTGGGGAACCCGAGTGGTCAAAGGGTTGCCGGTGAGCGAATATTTAGCGAATTTGGATGAGCGCGCCCTGTTTATGGGGGTGTGGGGTTTGAAAGGCACCCGTGGCGGGGATGGTCCGACCTTCGATGAGCTGGTGGAAGAAGTTGGTCGCCCGCGGCTGCGGGGCTGGCTCAACGAGCTGAAAGCGGAAAAAATCTTAGACCATGCGGCAGTGGTGTACGGCTATTTCCCGGCGGTCAGCGAAGGGGATACGGTGCATCTGCTCACTGAGCCGGATCCGAATGCGCCGATTCGAACCAGTTTCACCTTCCCCCGCCAGCAGCGGGGCAGGCATCTGTGTATTGCTGACTTTATTTTGGATCAAAAGCAAGCCCGGGAAACTGGCCAAGTGGATGTGTTCCCGCTGCAGCTTGTCACGATGGGGAATCCTATTGCTGAGTATGCAAATCAGCTGTTTGCGGCCGAACGATACCGGGAATATTTAGAGGTGCACGGGATCGGTGTGCAGTTGACGGAGGCGCTAGCAGAATATTGGCATTCCCGGATTCGCAAAGAGCTCGCTTTGGACGGTCAGGAAATGGTTGGTGACTATGATGCGGTGGATCCGAAACGGTTCTTTGATCTGGACTATCGGGGCGCCCGCTATTCCTTCGGCTATGGCTCCTGCCCGGATCTTGCGCCGCGCCGCACTGTGGTGGAGCTGCTTGATGCGCAGCGTATCGGGGTAGAGATCTCGGAGGAGTTGCAGCTGCATCCTGAACAGTCGACAGATGCATTTGTGCTCTACCACCCGGAGGCCAAATACTTTAACACCTAGCATCGTCGTAATAAGACCAACAGCAGCGCACAGGACTGGTTCCTGGCGCTGCTGTTTGCGTATCCCCTACTGCTGCTGATGCTGCTGGTGGTGATAGATCCTTACTGCTGTTGGTGATGGATCGCTGCTGCTGTACTGATTGGTAAGGCACAGTTTTTTTGGGGTGTGGTACCAGCGTGCCGGTCGGGTGATGCTGGTCAGGCTCGGCGGGTGCCTGAGGGTTGATCTGGGAAGGTGCCAGAGGGTTGATCTGGGACACATTGGGCAGAAGGGGGCTGCTAGACCGATTTGTCTATTAAGGGCTCACTGTTGGCGGATGATTATTTACTGTTGCCAGACGGATAGCGGGGCGGGGATTGATGTGTTTTTTGGTGGGTGTCCTGCGCTATTCGGGGGTGATAAAGGGGGAGTGATTGGCGGGGGAGGTTTCCGTATTGACGCAGGTCGCTGTGGTATTGCTGTTACCTAGACTGCTCTGTCTAGACTTGAATGGACTGAGCGGTCTATATTTCCTAGCTATGAACAACGCATCACTGCTACACCGCCCCACCCGGCGGGGAAGCGGACAACGAACCCTCCTCGCTATCCTTGCTGCAATACTGCTCGTCGCCGGTGGAATCATCATTTTCGACAACACACGTGCTACCGCCGAAACCAGCAACACCATCACCTATCTTGACCAAGCCAACTGGACAACGCTCTATCCACCCAATGCGGGCTACTATCCCAATGGCGGCATCGTCGGCAACATCACCGACCGGCTGCTCTATCAGGACCCCGAAACCCTTGAACTGTATCCGTGGATCGCCACCGACCTCCCCGAGATCAACGCCGATGCCACCGAATACACCTTCCACCTTCGCCCCGGGGTCACCTACTCTGACGGCAGCCCGTTAGATGCTGCCAATGTGGCGAAAAACTTTGACCTCTATGGGCTGGGCGATAAAAGCCGGAAGCTGTCAGTAAGTTCACAAATCAGCGGCTACTCGCACAGCGAAGTTATTGATCCGCTCACCGTAAAATTCTATTTTCACAGCCCCGCCCCCGGATTCCTGCAATCGACCAGTGCAATTAACTCCGGACTGTATAGCAACGCCACCTTAGACCGCAGCCTTGACGAATTCGGTCCCGGCAACGCCCTTGCAATCAGCGGATCAGGGCCATATGTCATCACCGGGGAAACCATCCGCAAACAAACCGTGCTCACCGCCCGGGAAGACTACAACTGGGCACCCCCAGTATTAGCGAAACAAGGCAAAGCCGACATCGCCCAAATCACCGTCATCGCCACCCCGGAATCCGCTGTCCGGGTCGGTGCCATTGTGGCCGGTCAAGCCGACATTATTCGCACCGTCGATGCGCCGATGGAACAACACCTGCTGGCCAAAGGCATCGACATAGTTTCGGCAAGCACCCGCGGCACGAATAACGGTTTTCATCTTCGCTTCCGGCATCCACTTCTTGCCGATATTCGCGTGCGGCAGGCAATCACGTTGGGCATTAATAGGGACGAGATTTTAACGACCCTGTTCTCCCCGAGCTATCACCGCGCCGATGGGGCTGTTGCACACAATGCACCCGGCTTTGTGGATCTGCGCGCCCAGCATCCCGAATGGTTTGCCTACGACCCTGACCGGGCAAACCAGCTGTTAGATCAGGCCGGCTGGCGTCGTGGGGAGGACGGCATCCGGGTGAAAGACGGGCAGCGTCTCTCCTTGCAAGTCTCCTATGCGACAGTGATGCCCCGCAGCCGGGATGTCATCACCAAAGCGAAGGAACACTTATCCCGCATCGGCGTTGAGATCAACCCCTACTCCGGGGACAACACCGCCCAAACCGTCGCCTCCAGCGACATCACCAAAATCCAAATCTCCCACTCGGTATTTGGCCGCGCCGAACTGGACGCCATGAAAAGCCAATTTTCGGCCGACAATGTGAACAAAATTCTCAACGGTCTGCCCGACGGCACCGTCGGCGACCAGCAGCTGGAAGATCTGCTCCAGCAGATTGCTTCCAGCGCGCAAACAGCTGATCGGATGGCGGCAAGCGCCGCCGCCCAACAGCGCCTGCTCGCCGAAGCCTATTTCATACCACTGTTTGAAGAACCACAGGTGTATGCCGTGGCGCCGAAGATCAGCGGTTTTACCACCGAACCCGTTGGACGCCCCAATTTTTATCTGCTGCACAAGCAGGAGGGATAGTTATGTCGAATCTGCCTCAGCAGCACTCACACCACACTTCGCTGTTGCCACCAGAACTTGGGACGCCGTCGCCGGTGGCTGTCGCGGCTGCCTCCCCGGGGCAAAGCAACGCAACGCCGAACCCCGCAGCAGCAGACAGCAATTCCACCGACCCGGACACATCATCGGCGGTTCCAGCTGCTGTGCGTGGCACCGCCACAGGATCAGCCGCGACCCTGCCCGCAAGCTATGTCATTCGCCGGCTGCTTTCCGGGATCGCCGTCTTATTTGCCGCGTTTACCGTCACCTTTATCCTGTTAGCAGCCCTGCCCGGCGATGCGGTGGCCGCCCGCTTCGAAGATCCTCAACTTGGGCTGACCCCGGAACAAATCGCTGAAATCCGTAACGCCTACGGGCTCGATAAACCACTGCTTGCCCAATATTTTATTGTGCTGAGCGGATTTCTCACCGGAAACTTTGGCTACTCGGCGGCCAGCGGCGCGTCAGTGACCACGCTCATCGGGCAAGCACTACCCGGCACCCTGGTGCTTGCCGCGGCGGCGCTTACTGTTGCACTGATCGTCTCGGTGGCCATTGCCTATCTGTCCTATCGGGTGCAGGCGGGCTGGCTGCGAAAACTTGTCACTGCCCTGCCTGCCACCTTCGTTTCCCTGCCAGTCTTTCTAGTCGGCATTGTCCTCATTCAAGTGGTGAGTTTCCGGCTTGGGCTAGTACCCGTGATTGGGGCAAGCCCCCTGCAGGCATTGATCCTGCCCACGGTAACCCTGGCAGTGCCGATTATCGCCCCCGTCGCACAAGTATTGGTGCGCAGTGTTGCCGATGTCGCCAACCAGCCCTATGTCACGGTTGCCCGGGCCAAGGGTGCCTCCCGCAGCTGGTTGTTCTTCCACACCATTGTCCGCAACGCCCTGCTGCCAGCGGTCACCATGATCGGTTTGATCTTCGGTGAACTCATCGGTGGGGCAGTCGTGACTGAGGCAGTGTTCTCCCGGCCGGGTATAGGTTCCCTGACGGTGTTGTCCGTCGCCAACCGGGACACCCCAGTGCTGCTGGCGATCGTTGTCCTTGCAGTCGCCGCCTATGTGGTCGTCAATATTGTCGTTGACCTGCTCTATCCGCTCCTTGATCCGCGGCTGCAGCGCCGTGCCCCCAACACTGCTGCCCAATCTGCTGCCCAATCTGCTGCCGCCCAACCTTAAGCTTGAGGAACAACCCGTGAACACCCTTTCCCTGCCACCCGCTGCGCCACCGCGCACCACCTCTCGTCGCCCCCACACGAGTTGGCGATTACCATCCGCGGCCACAGTGCTATCCGGATGTGTCCTGTTTATTGCCCTACTGTGGGCACTGGTGCCGCAACTGTTTACCCATTTTGATCCCACCACCGGCACCGACCCGGGGTTGCTTGCCCCGTCAACCACGCACTGGTTTGGCACCGACGCAGTCGGCCGTGACGTGTACGCCCGGGTTGTCTATGGCACCCGCCAATCCCTGCTGGGTGCGACTATTGCTGTGAGCCTCGGCATGATTGTCGGCACCACCATTGGGGTGCTAGCAGCGGCGAAAGGCGGCATCGTCGATAACCTGCTCATGCGGATTATCGACGTACTGTTAAGCATCCCTGGGCTGCTGCTCGCATTAAGCATTGTGGTGCTGCTCGGCTTCGGCACCATCAACGCCGCCATCGCCGTCGGTATCACCAGTATTGCCACCTTCGCCCGACTCTCCCGGGCACAAGCCCTCCAAGCGGCAACAAGTGACTATGTGCAGGCCGCCTACGGCACCGGCTCATCCACATTCGCCGTGCTCTACCGCCATATTCTGCCGAACTCCCTGCAAGCCGTGGTGGCACTAGCCGCAGTCCAATTCGGCTCGGCGATCCTCCAATTATCTGTCCTGGGATTTTTAGGTTACGGCACCCCGCCACCCACCCCGGAGTGGGGAGTCATTATTGCGGAAGCCCGCGACTATGTTGCCACCTCCTGGTGGCTCACCCTCCTCCCCGGCGCCGTCATTGTGGCTGTGGTGCTGGCCACCAACACCATCAGCCGCGCCCTGCAACGACTCGACTAACACCCGGCAGCGACCCGACTCCCGCATTGCTGCGTAGCGTAGTGATCACCCACCACACCAGGAGCCTGTTCGTTTGGCACCACTGCTTATGGGCATGTGCCGCCAGCGCTGTACTGGCCACCAATAGTCCCCCCCAAGAAGAAGAATTGCTTGAATTTCACCGCCATGACTTCACCTACCACCACCACCACCTGGCCGGTGTCACCAACACCAGCCCCCGCCGCCCACACCCTGCCCGAACGCCCCGAATATCCGCTGCTTGATGTGCGTGACCTGTCTATTAGCTATCACAGCAACAACGCGACCCGGGCACGGGTCGACGCCGTCACTGCTGTGAACCTCACCGTCTATCCGGGGCAGGTGACCGCCCTGGTCGGCGAATCCGGGTCAGGGAAGTCCACCACCGCCCACGCCGTCATCGGACTCCTGCCCGACAATGCGCTCATCGGCGGCGGGGATATTCTCTTCCAAGGACAGGTGATCAGCGTCCTCGATGAGCAACAGCTCACCGCCTATCGTGGCCCGGCCATCGGGTTTATCCCCCAAGACCCAGCGAACTCGCTCAACCCCACCAAAACCATCGGGGCAAACCTCCGAGAAATCTTCGACCTGCATCCGGCCGCAACCCGCGCACTTGGGATAAGCGACATCACCGCGGAATGCGAACGCCTACTCGCCCGGGTCGGCATCGACCAACCAGCCCAGCGGCTCAACCAATATCCCCATCAGCTTTCCGGCGGAATGCAGCAACGGGTTCTTATCGCCGCAGCCCTCGCACTACGCCCCAAACTCATCATCGCCGACGAACCAACCAGTGCACTCGATGTGACCGTGCAACGCACCGTCCTTGACCTGCTCGACGATCTCGCCCGGGAATACTCCCTCGGCGTCCTGCTCATCACCCACGACCTGGCAGTCGCCGCCGATCGCGCCAATCAGATCGTGGTCATGCAACACGGCCATGTCCGCGAACAAGGACTCACCGCGGCTGTATTCAGCAACCCTCAAGACCCCTACACCCGACAACTGATTGCTGACGCACCGGCAATCGCCGCCATGGTCGCCCCCACCGCACCAACGATCCGCCAACCCCACACCACACCGGCCGTGCCAGCAAACACACCGCAACCTGCGCCGCTGCTCGAAGTCGACCATGTGGCCAAATATTATGGTGATTTCACCGCCGTTGACCATGTGCATTTCACCGTCGAATCAGGCACCACCCATGCCATTGTGGGCGAATCCGGATCCGGAAAATCCACGTTGGCAAAAATTATTGCCGGTTTCACTGCACCATCACAGGGACAAGTGTTACTGCACGGCAACCCAACAACAATAAACCGGGACTTCCGCCGCCAAGTACAGCTGGTTGCGCAACATCCACTGAGCGCCTTGAATCCGCGGCGCACCATCGGCCAATCGATTGCCGAACCGTTGCAAAATCTCACAAACGCTTCCAAAGCAGAAATCCGCGAACGAGTAGCGCACATGTTATCGACTGTCGCACTCGACCCGGCATTGGCGAAACGGAAACCACGGGAACTCTCCGGGGGTCAACGGCAGCGGGTTGTGCTGGCACGGGCGCTCGTGATCGAACCGGAACTCGTCGTCCTTGATGAGGCAGTCTCGGCGCTCGATGTGACTGTGCAGGCCCGCATTCTTGATCTGCTGCAGCAGCTGCAAGAAAGCCTACAGCTCACCTATGTGTTCATCTCCCACGATCTGGCTGTGGTTCGCCAAATCGCCGACACCGTTTCTGTGATCGGTAACGGAATCCAAGTTGAACATGGGCCGATTGGACAAGTCTTCCAACATCCCCAAGCGCCCCTGACCACAGCCTTGTTAGAGGCTATTCCCGGGCGCGGCTACACCAGTGGTGCTTTCAACCTCGGCCTGTAACCAGGGGTTGCCCAACCTTGCCAACACAGCACCTGCCGTAGCAACCTCTGCCCGCAGGTGCGTTGGGTATGTCGCCGCAAGATCTGGGGTCTAGCTGTGCCGCGCACCGCCTTTGTTTTTGGCAACACTACTCAACACACCGTGCCGGAATGCTGCACCGGTGTTGTTGGCGCTGAAGTTTGCAGGCGTCGTGCTGGCAGGTAATGCTGGCGTATCAAGATAGTGCCGTATCCGCCACTGAGCTGGTGCAGCAGGGCACTAGTGTGCGGCCGCGCAGCTGGGAAGGCCATGGCTGAACACTTGTCGCGCCCACCTGACCGGTGGCGCACCGATACTGCCTTCCATCTTGTTTGCCGCGGTGCTGTTTTGGCGGTTGCACGGGTAAAGTGCAAGCGCTGTCGGGCTGATCGGTGGATTTCTGCAAGCTGCCGTCATTGGATTAATCGCTGGGGTGCGCGACACTATCACCTACTACACCAGTGCCATGTTTCATGTCAGTGACTCTGTGTATTTTTGCTGCGAACCTGGCGCTGCTGGCCATGGTGTGACCGGGTGATGGATGGTACCTCCACCATGTTCGAGATTGCGTTGATTGTCGGGGTGCAGCGGTTTTCCGTCGCATCTGCGCCCCGCGAAGCATGCACTGGGTGCAATATGGCAACCCTAATAACCCCGCAGCGGTGACCCGGGTCTTTGTCAGCGCAACCAACTTACTGCCGGTGCCCCTGTTTTCGCTGACGGCGAGCCGCGCCGGGGTGGTGGTTGCAGTCAGCGGCAGGGGCACTGAAATTCAATCTATCCGCGACCAACTAGAGCAGCCCGTTAGCTTTCAAAGCTGCTTCCACCTCAGCGTTGGAAGGTTCAACCTGGTGGCTGCCGTCGGGATAGACGACGACCGGAATATTCTTCCGCCCAGCGATAGTTTCCGCCTCGTCGGCAAGCGCCGGATCGGTAGCAACGTCAAGATACTCGTAGGCGATACCAAGCTCATCGAGCTGTGCTTTCGTGCGGCGGCAGTCGCGGCACCAATCAGAACCAAAGACACGAAGTTTCATGGTTGCCCAGTGTAGGGCACAACGCGTAAACACAGCACCTGTGCACCCGTCTCTTGGGGACCTGGTTGTCACAGCGCAGGAACAAAACCCGCGGGACAGGCTGCCCCACCACCCGCTTTGCGGAGGATTACTTGTTACCGGCCAACAGCTACTGAGTGCCGTGCCCAGTTGGGGACGGTGTGCTTGAGTCGCGGCCGTCAGCGACTGTGACATGGCCTTTCGCATAAAGCCCTTCCTGGGCAGCTTTCCGACCGACTCGCTGCGCAATCACTGGGGCAGTGATGAGAGAAAACACTACGGTGAGCACAATAATGCCAATATCGCCATGTTCCGCGGCAGTCGCCTGTGGATGGGTAGCGATCCGAATAATCGCCCCGGCGACGGTGACGATCAGTCCAAGGGTTTGCGGTTTAGCGACCGCATGCATGCGGGAAAGCGTATCGGGGAAACGCACCAAACCAATGCTTGCGGTTAACGCCAACACCGCACCAAGAAGCACACATCCCGCCGAGATCACATCGGCGACAACAAGATAGGTGGGGGTGGTCATGACAGATCAGCTTTCCGGTAGCGGGTAATCGCAACGGTGGCGATAAACCCGAGCAGGGCGATGACGATCATTGCCGCGGCGACAGTAGTGTCCAGCGTTAAACAAATATAGGTGGCGAAAACACATTGAATCACCGCCACCATGCCATCCATGCTCACCACCCGGTCGAGCGAATTCGGGCCGACAAGCAGCCGGTAGAGGGTGAAGAAAAAACTCACCCCAAAAAGTGCGGCGGCGATCGCAATACACCACTGGTAGGCATCCACGGTACAGTTCACGCTCCTGAAGGGGAAGGAAAAAGAAAGAACATACACAGCATCAACAGCCAACTAGGCGGTATGCGGGGTTGCTGGTGTCACTGGGGGGATCTGAAAAATCCGACACAGCTTGTGGGCAAAGCGCACTGTCACCTGCTGCTGGGTGCGGATTGCCGCATCAGATCCAGCGTTCAGTAGATGCATGGTGACGGTGTGATGTGTCTGATCAAAGAAGATCACCGTGCCACCTGGTTGAAGATTCATCAACAAAATCCCAAACGCCGCCACAATATCGTCGCTGACTGGATAGTCGCAGGTAATAATGGCTGTTTTCGGTGGTGGCTGGGTGCCAATTGCCAGCTTTGCCACCGCGAACGAACTGGTCACCAGTGAAATCGCAACCTCCCCGAGCAGGGCAAGCAGGGCGACAATGCGGATACGGCCGATCGTGGATGGCAGTGGTGGCAATGGCAGCAGTGCCATCACGGCCACCGCCAACAGGATTCCGGCCAGCACATTGCCGAGGGTGATCTGGCCGACGAGTAAAACCCACAGCAGGGTGAGCACTACCACGGGGAAGGGACGGATGCGGGCTGAGAGTTTCGCCCGTATCGGCAGCCGCGACGAGGGGACAGCAGTATTATCTGTGGCCGGTTTGTGCCCGGTGCGGGAGGTGGAAACATTCCCAAGCTGGTCGGTCATCGCATTTCCTCCGATGAGGTCGGCACTGCCGGCACCCCACTGCTGGTGGGGGTTGCCGGTTGGGTGATTGCCGGTTGGGTGATTGCCGGTTGGGTGGTGGTTGCCTGTGGGGGTGTCGGCTGTGGGGTTGTTGAGTCGTGAACAATCCCGTCACCGCGACTGGTTTTATCATCCGGTCGGGGCTCCTGCGGGGTGGAAGGATCGTCGTCGATCGTTGGCAGGGTTTCACTTCGGCTGGGGCGCAGATAATCTTCCCCCAGCACCGCGGCGCGATAGTTGCCCACATCTTGTGCTGATTCGGCGCTGCGGCCAGTTACCGCACTTAACGGGCCGGCCATTACCGTAATAGCAACACTGGCCGCCACCATGACCGCCGTCGGCACCACAGTACCCACTTTGAGTGGCTTTAACGTGGTCTGATGTGCGGTGGAGTGCGCCGGGTTGGCGGCTGCCGGTTTGTGCAGCGGATGATAGTCCGGGGCGTCGGCCCGGTCACGCCAAAACGCTTTCTGCCACACCAGCGTCATCGTGTACAGCGTCAACAAACTCGTGACGACTGCGGCAGCAATACCGATAAACGCCACCGCGCCACCTTTGGCGGCTAATGCCTGCAAAATGATGACTTTGCCTAAAAAGCCGGACAGTGGCGGAATTCCGCCCAAGTTCAACGCCGGCACAAGATAGAGCAGCCCCACCAACGGGGACAGATAGGCAAGCGATCCTAGCTTTCGCAGCGACGATGTGCCGGCCTGTGCTTCGATGAGGCCGACAACTAAAAAGAGTGCGGTTTGCACCACAATGTGATGCACCGTGTAGAAAATCGCCCCGGCCAACCCCACAGCGGTGGCGCATGCCACCCCAATGAGCATGTAGCCGATGTGGCTGACCAGTGTAAACGACAACAGTCGTTTGATGTCGTTTTGGGCCATTGCCCCTAAAATTCCGACCACCATGGTGAAAATCGCTGCCCATAACAGCACTGTGTCAAGGGAACCATCGGGAAACACCACAAACCGCAGACGAATAATGGAATACACACCAACTTTTGTCAGCAGCCCCGCAAACACTGCCGACACCAGCACCGGGGCGGTGGGGTATGAGTCAGGCAGCCACGAATAGAGCGGGAAAATAGCGGCTTTAATCCCGAAGGCAACCAGTAGGACGGCGAATATTGCGGTTTTGGTGCCGGTCGGTACCAACTCCATGCGTTGGGATATTTGGGCAAGGTTCATGGTGCCAACAGCCGCATACACCAGTCCAATACCGATGACGAAGATCAGCGACGACAGGGTGGAAACCATGACATAGCTCACCCCGGCGCGTACTCGTGCCGGGGAGGCGCCGATGGTGAGCAGCACATAGGAGGAGACGAGGAGTACTTCGAATCCGACGTAGAGGTGGAAGAGATCCCCGGAGAGGAATGCAATGTTGACTCCCATGGTGAGGAGGAGATAGGCGGGGAG
The Corynebacterium choanae DNA segment above includes these coding regions:
- a CDS encoding Na+/H+ antiporter subunit E produces the protein MTDQLGNVSTSRTGHKPATDNTAVPSSRLPIRAKLSARIRPFPVVVLTLLWVLLVGQITLGNVLAGILLAVAVMALLPLPPLPSTIGRIRIVALLALLGEVAISLVTSSFAVAKLAIGTQPPPKTAIITCDYPVSDDIVAAFGILLMNLQPGGTVIFFDQTHHTVTMHLLNAGSDAAIRTQQQVTVRFAHKLCRIFQIPPVTPATPHTA
- a CDS encoding Na+/H+ antiporter subunit D produces the protein MSPTLAATIMPYLIALPVILPAAAAGGCLLLARFTRTARILATVALTATIAICFSMIAATDLIGITTLQLGGWDAPVGITLVADRLSTLMLAVSSLVILTVMWYAIGQTGHGSGRNTPNEVFLPAYLLLTMGVNIAFLSGDLFHLYVGFEVLLVSSYVLLTIGASPARVRAGVSYVMVSTLSSLIFVIGIGLVYAAVGTMNLAQISQRMELVPTGTKTAIFAVLLVAFGIKAAIFPLYSWLPDSYPTAPVLVSAVFAGLLTKVGVYSIIRLRFVVFPDGSLDTVLLWAAIFTMVVGILGAMAQNDIKRLLSFTLVSHIGYMLIGVACATAVGLAGAIFYTVHHIVVQTALFLVVGLIEAQAGTSSLRKLGSLAYLSPLVGLLYLVPALNLGGIPPLSGFLGKVIILQALAAKGGAVAFIGIAAAVVTSLLTLYTMTLVWQKAFWRDRADAPDYHPLHKPAAANPAHSTAHQTTLKPLKVGTVVPTAVMVAASVAITVMAGPLSAVTGRSAESAQDVGNYRAAVLGEDYLRPSRSETLPTIDDDPSTPQEPRPDDKTSRGDGIVHDSTTPQPTPPQATTTQPAITQPAITQPATPTSSGVPAVPTSSEEMR